The Cellulophaga sp. L1A9 genome window below encodes:
- a CDS encoding cytochrome C encodes MKKRLGIISFFVVIFIAFIVVWNYSYQQGLEEAYTPIIETPTGNFIPAESGVFRRFDDAGLDYLNMPVDEDHQRSLDSYYDNRAYPGAPPSIPHPVAKERSFGGNTCIQCHKNGGFVAKFGAYAPVTPHPEMINCRQCHVTKNTNTTFKAFAFSKPEPPKVGVGANNALLGSPPMIPHQLQMRESCISCHGGPSAPKEIRVSHPERINCRQCHLPKSNKQPNVDTSTSLRQFDKLNEK; translated from the coding sequence ATGAAAAAGAGACTCGGGATCATATCGTTTTTTGTAGTCATCTTCATAGCGTTTATCGTTGTGTGGAACTACAGCTATCAGCAAGGATTAGAAGAAGCCTATACGCCTATTATTGAAACGCCTACAGGAAACTTTATCCCTGCAGAAAGTGGTGTTTTCAGACGGTTTGACGATGCAGGTTTAGACTATTTAAATATGCCTGTAGATGAAGATCACCAACGCTCATTAGATAGTTATTACGACAACAGAGCTTATCCGGGAGCTCCACCTAGTATTCCGCACCCCGTAGCGAAAGAACGTAGCTTTGGAGGAAACACGTGTATCCAATGTCATAAGAATGGTGGCTTTGTAGCCAAATTTGGTGCCTATGCTCCTGTTACTCCACATCCAGAGATGATTAACTGTCGGCAATGCCATGTCACAAAAAACACAAACACAACGTTTAAGGCCTTTGCTTTTTCTAAACCAGAACCGCCTAAAGTAGGTGTAGGCGCAAATAATGCCTTGTTGGGAAGTCCGCCTATGATTCCGCATCAATTACAAATGCGCGAAAGTTGTATTTCTTGTCATGGAGGACCAAGTGCTCCAAAAGAAATAAGAGTGTCACATCCTGAACGTATAAATTGCAGACAATGTCATTTACCAAAAAGCAATAAACAACCCAATGTTGATACTAGTACATCTCTAAGACAATTCGATAAACTAAATGAAAAATAG
- the dsrP gene encoding sulfate reduction electron transfer complex DsrMKJOP subunit DsrP, with product MGGFKVFKSLVIDSLDTITKGSKKYHLWMGFLTLVMLIGMYCYSIQLEEGLSATGMSDRVSWGLYISNFTFLVGVAAAAVMLVMPTYVLKDIDFKQAVLIGEGLAVAALIMCLAFVVADMGGPSVLWHMIPGIGVFNFPNSMLTWDVIVLNGYLFINISIPFYILFKHYQNKEAKKSVYVPGAILSVFWAVGIHLVTAFLYQGLQARPFWNNALLGPRFLASAFAAGPALIILVLAVIRTFTAFKIEDKTIKKIAMIVTVAAQINLIMLVSELFKEFYAPTHHSESAYYLFFGLHGKTALLPWIWTAIPLNVLATIMLTFNKLRNNLKVLYLCCAMLFVAIWIEKGFGLIVPGFIPGPYGKIVEYLPSGIEIGVTIGIWALGAFVFTILAKTAIGIELGELRYKDKNAENV from the coding sequence ATGGGAGGATTTAAAGTATTTAAAAGTTTAGTAATCGATAGTTTAGATACAATAACTAAAGGGTCTAAAAAGTATCATCTTTGGATGGGATTCTTAACCCTAGTAATGCTTATAGGCATGTATTGTTATTCCATTCAATTAGAAGAGGGACTTAGCGCTACAGGCATGTCTGATCGTGTTAGTTGGGGACTCTACATTTCTAATTTTACCTTTTTAGTAGGTGTGGCCGCTGCCGCAGTTATGCTTGTAATGCCCACCTATGTTTTAAAGGACATTGATTTTAAGCAAGCAGTTTTAATTGGCGAAGGGCTTGCCGTTGCTGCCTTGATTATGTGCTTAGCTTTTGTGGTTGCAGATATGGGCGGACCTTCTGTTCTATGGCATATGATTCCCGGAATAGGGGTTTTTAACTTCCCTAACTCCATGTTAACTTGGGATGTTATTGTGCTAAATGGTTATCTTTTTATAAATATCAGTATCCCTTTTTACATCCTCTTTAAACATTACCAAAACAAAGAAGCTAAGAAAAGTGTATACGTACCTGGAGCCATTCTGTCGGTGTTTTGGGCTGTGGGTATCCACTTAGTCACCGCTTTCTTATATCAAGGGCTACAAGCACGCCCTTTCTGGAATAACGCCCTCTTAGGTCCTCGCTTCTTAGCATCGGCTTTTGCTGCAGGACCAGCGCTTATTATTTTAGTATTAGCGGTTATTCGCACTTTCACAGCATTTAAAATAGAAGATAAAACAATCAAAAAAATAGCCATGATTGTAACTGTGGCGGCTCAGATAAATTTAATTATGCTGGTCTCAGAATTATTTAAAGAATTTTATGCGCCCACACATCATAGTGAAAGCGCTTATTACCTATTTTTTGGTTTACACGGTAAAACGGCACTACTACCTTGGATATGGACCGCTATTCCTTTAAATGTGCTTGCTACCATTATGCTAACGTTCAATAAATTAAGAAACAACCTTAAAGTATTGTATCTATGTTGTGCAATGCTATTTGTTGCAATATGGATAGAAAAAGGCTTTGGTTTAATCGTTCCTGGCTTCATTCCTGGACCTTATGGTAAAATAGTAGAATACCTACCATCGGGTATTGAAATTGGTGTCACCATAGGTATTTGGGCTTTAGGGGCATTTGTTTTTACCATTCTTGCAAAAACGGCTATAGGCATTGAATTAGGAGAATTAAGGTATAAGGATAAAAATGCTGAAAACGTTTAA
- a CDS encoding BamA/TamA family outer membrane protein produces the protein MKNYFKYSYIIGLAIVLFSYSCGVSKYMPEGEVLYTGSEVNLQAQEDTLNTKKIKEELLTLLPSTPNSKVLGMRLGLYYHFKAQKDKPGFINKWLNKKFGEEPVYLSDLNTHRVEELMRNRLDNRGFFYNTVSSEVKTTPKFGSVTYSANLPQPYRLEKFDLQKDSLPIYNEIQEILTETPIKAGTRFDLAVLKYERERIDHQLKQRGYYNFNSDFLIFEADTNHYKTPKFDLLLRLKKNTPPKSIIPYTIDSITVYPKYSIEDTTTIKETTLVDGIKFIQEDEFFKTKRLEPYILFKKGQKYNANTAKLTSNRLSSIGSYKYVNIQFKEKDTTTNTEDAGSLDMDIYLSPLTKRSARIELQGLTKSNGFTGPGIAISHSNRNVFKGGETLSITGNFSYEMQLSGSDNNSSIGGGLTADLIIPRLVPFSPSLFKDNVPKTKISLGVEFLNRTDLYTLTSFTSSFGYLWNENKYVYHELTPISINYVNLANTTEEFEEILDENPYLESSFEQQFIAGLNYKFTYNELVNEEKTNPIFLETNFDIAGNTLNLLSGGKETVFGLDYAQYAKMDADLRYYHRWKNENTFIARAYAGLGVPYGNSTTLPYAKQFFSGGAYSVRAFQIRSLGPGTFYSEDDDTTSYYDQSGNLKLEANLEYRFPIFSYVKGAIFADAGNVWLTYEVDTSDDDSEDDIAFIEELNSKGKFSNNWIKELGVGVGFGLRVDIQSFVIRLDLASPIRVPYYDEGERTRTPFFGGGDDNLMFNFAIGYPF, from the coding sequence TTGAAAAATTATTTTAAATACAGCTATATTATTGGTCTGGCAATTGTACTCTTTAGTTACTCCTGCGGTGTTTCTAAATATATGCCAGAGGGAGAGGTGTTATATACAGGCTCAGAGGTAAACTTGCAAGCGCAAGAAGATACATTGAATACTAAAAAAATAAAAGAAGAGCTATTAACGCTATTGCCATCTACCCCTAATTCTAAAGTTTTAGGAATGAGATTGGGTCTATACTATCATTTTAAAGCACAAAAAGATAAGCCTGGTTTTATAAACAAATGGTTGAATAAAAAATTTGGAGAAGAACCTGTTTATTTATCTGATCTAAACACGCACCGCGTAGAAGAACTCATGCGCAACCGTTTAGATAATAGAGGTTTTTTTTATAACACGGTAAGTTCAGAAGTAAAAACAACACCCAAGTTTGGAAGTGTTACGTATTCTGCGAATTTACCCCAACCGTATCGCTTAGAAAAATTTGATCTTCAGAAGGACTCGCTTCCAATTTATAATGAAATACAAGAAATACTTACTGAGACTCCAATTAAAGCGGGTACTAGGTTTGATTTAGCAGTGTTAAAATATGAACGAGAACGTATAGATCATCAATTAAAACAACGCGGGTATTACAACTTTAATTCTGATTTTTTAATTTTTGAGGCGGATACAAACCATTACAAAACTCCTAAGTTTGACCTTCTTCTGCGTCTAAAGAAAAATACCCCACCAAAATCTATTATTCCCTACACCATTGACTCTATTACTGTTTATCCTAAATATTCTATTGAAGACACCACTACTATAAAAGAGACAACACTTGTAGATGGTATAAAATTTATTCAAGAGGATGAATTTTTTAAAACAAAGCGACTTGAACCGTATATTCTATTTAAAAAGGGACAAAAATACAATGCAAATACTGCAAAACTAACTAGCAATAGACTATCATCAATAGGAAGTTATAAATATGTAAATATTCAATTTAAAGAAAAGGATACCACCACAAATACAGAGGATGCTGGATCATTGGATATGGATATTTATCTATCGCCATTAACAAAAAGATCGGCTCGGATTGAGCTTCAAGGTTTAACAAAATCAAATGGATTTACAGGCCCAGGAATAGCCATATCCCATAGCAATAGAAATGTTTTTAAAGGCGGTGAAACATTAAGTATTACAGGAAATTTCTCTTACGAAATGCAACTCTCTGGGAGTGACAACAATAGTAGTATTGGGGGTGGTTTAACTGCTGATCTAATCATACCAAGGTTGGTACCCTTTTCCCCTAGCCTATTTAAAGACAATGTACCAAAAACAAAAATTAGCCTAGGCGTAGAATTTTTAAACCGGACTGATTTGTACACATTAACATCATTCACGAGTTCCTTTGGTTATTTATGGAATGAAAACAAATATGTATATCACGAGTTAACACCTATAAGCATTAACTATGTGAATTTAGCAAATACCACAGAGGAGTTTGAAGAAATTTTAGATGAAAATCCGTATTTAGAAAGTAGCTTTGAACAACAATTTATTGCAGGTCTCAATTACAAATTTACCTATAACGAATTGGTCAATGAGGAAAAAACAAATCCGATATTTTTAGAAACTAACTTTGATATCGCAGGTAATACCTTAAACCTCTTAAGCGGAGGAAAAGAAACTGTATTTGGACTAGATTATGCACAATATGCAAAAATGGATGCTGATCTTCGCTATTACCACCGCTGGAAGAATGAAAATACATTTATAGCTAGAGCTTATGCAGGTCTTGGAGTACCCTACGGAAATTCAACTACCCTACCCTACGCAAAACAGTTTTTCTCAGGAGGAGCATATAGTGTTAGAGCATTTCAAATTCGTTCACTAGGTCCAGGAACGTTCTATTCTGAAGACGATGATACAACGTCTTATTATGACCAGTCTGGTAATTTAAAGCTTGAAGCAAATCTCGAATATAGATTTCCAATTTTTTCTTATGTAAAAGGGGCCATTTTTGCTGATGCCGGTAACGTTTGGTTGACTTATGAGGTTGACACATCAGATGATGATAGCGAAGACGATATAGCCTTTATTGAAGAACTAAACAGTAAAGGTAAATTTAGTAATAATTGGATAAAAGAATTAGGTGTAGGTGTGGGTTTTGGATTAAGAGTAGATATCCAAAGTTTTGTTATTCGATTAGACTTAGCTTCTCCAATACGTGTACCTTATTATGACGAAGGAGAACGCACAAGAACTCCTTTTTTTGGTGGTGGTGATGATAACTTGATGTTTAATTTTGCGATTGGATATCCTTTTTAA
- a CDS encoding 4Fe-4S dicluster domain-containing protein, protein MSENKKWYSLDLGLNNKKEASGSCGCGKSEGSCSSAPKEEELSADEFYEAAINASIGEERHKDGFDQVFDVKMDRRSAFRKLTASLLIGAGAVSTSCSVTTGDESKEKAQIDWEEQFKGNYKLMTDDEKKGTIDRLMRSYELRTDKRISMTAENAAEDVLFGYAFNISKCQGYMNCVSACVEENNQDRNSEMQYIRIHEMKDGEGFKFDKADDNYYHEVPAEGHFYMGTQCFHCDNPPCVEVCPVQATWKEEDGLVVIDYDWCVGCRYCMAACPYDGRRFNWSKPEVPENEVNKNQHYLGNRMRKKGVMEKCTFCVQRTRKGKNPACVEACPTGARIFGNLLDPNSTIRWVLENKKVFRLKEDLGTEPKFWYFMD, encoded by the coding sequence ATGAGCGAAAATAAAAAATGGTACTCTCTAGATCTAGGTCTAAACAACAAAAAAGAAGCTTCTGGTTCTTGTGGTTGCGGTAAATCTGAAGGAAGCTGTTCTAGTGCTCCTAAAGAAGAAGAATTAAGCGCCGATGAATTTTACGAGGCAGCAATCAATGCTTCTATAGGTGAAGAAAGACATAAAGATGGTTTTGATCAAGTTTTTGATGTAAAAATGGATAGAAGAAGTGCTTTTAGAAAATTAACGGCTAGCCTTCTTATTGGTGCAGGAGCCGTCAGTACTTCGTGTAGTGTAACTACGGGAGATGAAAGTAAAGAAAAAGCACAGATTGATTGGGAAGAACAGTTTAAAGGAAACTATAAACTAATGACCGATGATGAAAAAAAAGGAACTATAGACAGACTCATGCGTTCTTATGAATTGAGAACCGATAAGCGTATAAGTATGACCGCAGAAAATGCGGCTGAAGATGTACTTTTTGGTTATGCCTTCAACATCTCAAAGTGCCAAGGGTATATGAATTGTGTAAGTGCTTGTGTAGAAGAGAATAACCAAGATAGGAACTCCGAAATGCAATACATCCGAATTCACGAAATGAAAGATGGCGAGGGATTCAAATTTGATAAAGCAGATGATAACTACTATCATGAGGTGCCTGCAGAAGGTCACTTCTATATGGGCACGCAGTGTTTTCATTGTGATAATCCACCCTGTGTAGAGGTTTGCCCGGTACAAGCAACTTGGAAAGAAGAAGATGGTCTTGTCGTTATAGATTATGATTGGTGTGTTGGTTGTCGCTATTGTATGGCTGCATGCCCATACGATGGAAGACGCTTTAACTGGAGTAAACCTGAAGTACCAGAAAATGAAGTAAATAAGAACCAACACTACTTAGGGAACAGAATGCGTAAAAAAGGGGTCATGGAAAAATGTACCTTCTGTGTGCAACGTACCCGTAAAGGAAAAAACCCTGCCTGTGTAGAAGCGTGCCCAACTGGAGCTAGGATTTTCGGAAACTTATTAGATCCCAACAGCACCATACGATGGGTGTTAGAAAATAAAAAAGTGTTTAGACTAAAAGAAGATTTAGGTACAGAACCTAAGTTCTGGTACTTCATGGACTAA
- a CDS encoding translocation/assembly module TamB — MGKKQKGILKRILKVFAILLLLFISIILFIRSQWGQDIIVTKVVDYVSSKTNTKIGIDRLFVTFSGNIFLEGLYLEDTKGDTLLYSKALEANLPLSPIILGNGITLKSLEWEGVKANIIRKDSTEEFNFNFLIQAFASQDSVQTTDEIQPLAITIGAVSLSDFDIKYNDAFLGIESAIRLGKLQLDIDEFDLETLHFDVDNFVLKNTTINYNQTKLFPVTEETTDTPLPYLSVENFKLENVKTNYNSIPDKLIAKAVIGDFKLELQKADLSSNTIDVNYLSLNNSTIYLNQEEDQISTTNTEQITNKTTDFKWPEYLVRVNEIDFKKNNITYISGKQEPLAGTFNPSALAISNLGLKANDLFYENGKTKLSLEAFSFQEKSGFELKNLSFDAKLYDTSAVISKLELQTNRSAIFGAAALKFSSIQNLMDTPENASLNLTLPKLTLDLRDAFIFQPELATNEYFKKLAVKPFTGNVTASGTLKAIDIPSLKLNWGENTQLIAQGKLYDGMQPDVLSFDFNTIQAISSRKDILTFVSESELGISVPKTIKLNAVASGSPDEIKGYIALKIPEGAAKITGNYSAKDQIAFEGKLKVDNLRLDKLLKNEQLGAISMTMNLSGNGNSINSLNANLETDFTQLELKDYDFSNLKLDGKIVNGNGDINLNFKDDNLNLQANTKVNLDTLTSAVKLNLNIIGADLYALGITNENIKIATKINSEFEGTIANFNLNTTINETIAVFNDEPYRMDDLLVKTQIDSLNTNVVVTSNFLNGSLKANSSIDKVNSALQEQITSYFSDSLAVNAKLNPIVLNMDLKLSPTPILTDVFFKDIEKLDTISMKANFNAATKKLYASLLVPSAVYSGSSIDSLNILVQGDEKDLNFTAGFSELSSDPIFIKKTLFEGELKNSAMQLDFTSYDENQKLLHIGSEVSLSKDVTTLKILPSELIFNKKQWTIPEDNSIKFGENVLEFNNVKLTKDAQELSITNTKKGTQKEHIGIAFNDFKLQTFLSLLNPDEALASGLVNGSLIIEDPFGATGIIADFKINQLKALQSPLGNLVLKANSTGNAQYNFDMALKDGGIDLDLTGDYTAAKTGAKLNLDVDLNKLELKVIEDFSDGAFTNTSGTISGNVKVNGTTTSPIYAGEFSFNKTEFKVAQLNAIFKIDNEKLKINNAGFYLNNFAIQDNNGNSFAVNGAIKTSELTNPTFDLQLKADAFQVMNSTKEDNELFYGKATMNADVTVKGDLNLPIVSGVFKVDKGTAITYIVPESQLDIEERDGVVIFVNQENPNAILTRKDEEEPSSILRGYKVNTIIEIDKDAVFNVIIDEKTGDNLQISGEANLNFGMNATGAMSLSGRYELKDGHYETILYNVVKRKFTIKPGSTITWTGSPTDANLDITAIYTVDASASPLMASLTSSEDSSVSSKYQQVLSFLVYLNVDGEILAPEISFELDMPEEDQSSLSGAVYEQVQQLNEQESELNKQVFSLLTLNRFFPSSGSDGSSGGTATIARNNVSKVLSDQLNTFSDKLLGKSGFELGFDFDSYTDYQGDSPEDRTQLNINAQKKLFNDRLIVSAGSTVDVEGSAQTDEEETPIIGNVSLEYLLSEDGRYRLKGFRKNEYENVIDGQLIITGVALIFNREFNSFSELFNPIKKEDKDKKDRKEKAKIEN, encoded by the coding sequence ATGGGAAAGAAACAAAAAGGAATCCTTAAGCGAATACTGAAAGTTTTTGCTATACTGTTACTGCTTTTTATAAGTATCATACTATTTATAAGAAGCCAGTGGGGTCAAGATATTATCGTCACCAAAGTAGTGGATTACGTTTCTAGTAAAACCAATACTAAAATAGGTATAGACCGTCTTTTTGTAACTTTTTCTGGAAATATTTTTTTAGAGGGACTTTATTTGGAAGACACAAAGGGTGATACCTTACTCTACTCTAAAGCTTTAGAAGCTAACCTACCGTTATCGCCTATTATTCTTGGTAATGGCATAACATTAAAATCCTTAGAATGGGAAGGTGTAAAAGCTAATATCATCAGAAAAGATAGCACTGAAGAATTCAATTTTAATTTTTTAATACAGGCTTTCGCATCACAAGATTCTGTACAGACCACTGATGAAATTCAGCCTCTAGCCATTACCATTGGAGCTGTTTCACTTTCCGATTTTGATATTAAATATAACGATGCATTTTTAGGCATAGAAAGTGCTATTCGTTTAGGAAAACTTCAGTTGGATATCGATGAGTTTGATTTGGAAACTTTACATTTTGACGTTGATAATTTCGTATTAAAGAATACAACTATCAACTACAATCAGACCAAGCTATTTCCGGTTACAGAAGAAACAACAGACACACCACTTCCTTATCTATCCGTCGAAAATTTCAAGCTTGAAAACGTAAAAACAAATTATAATTCTATTCCAGATAAGCTAATTGCTAAGGCTGTAATTGGCGATTTTAAGCTTGAATTACAGAAGGCTGATTTATCAAGTAATACAATTGACGTCAATTACTTATCCTTAAACAACTCAACAATATATTTAAATCAAGAAGAAGATCAAATAAGTACCACAAACACAGAACAAATCACAAACAAAACTACCGATTTTAAGTGGCCCGAATATTTGGTTCGGGTAAATGAAATTGATTTTAAAAAGAACAACATCACGTATATTTCTGGCAAGCAAGAACCCCTTGCAGGAACATTTAATCCTTCTGCATTAGCTATTTCTAACCTAGGCTTAAAAGCTAATGATCTATTTTATGAAAATGGAAAAACAAAGCTATCCTTAGAAGCTTTTTCTTTCCAAGAAAAAAGCGGATTTGAATTAAAAAATTTGAGTTTTGATGCTAAATTATATGATACTTCGGCAGTCATTTCTAAATTAGAATTACAAACAAATCGAAGTGCAATTTTTGGTGCTGCTGCACTTAAATTTTCATCCATTCAGAATCTGATGGACACTCCTGAAAACGCTAGTTTAAACCTTACACTTCCCAAACTTACTTTAGACCTTAGAGATGCTTTTATTTTTCAACCAGAACTAGCAACTAACGAATACTTTAAAAAATTAGCGGTCAAACCTTTTACAGGGAACGTAACTGCATCAGGGACACTAAAAGCTATAGACATTCCTAGCCTAAAGCTAAACTGGGGAGAAAACACACAACTCATTGCACAGGGAAAGCTTTACGATGGTATGCAACCTGACGTATTATCCTTTGATTTCAACACCATTCAAGCCATTTCAAGCAGAAAAGATATACTTACTTTTGTTTCCGAAAGCGAGCTCGGTATTTCGGTTCCTAAAACAATAAAATTAAACGCAGTCGCTAGCGGAAGTCCTGACGAAATTAAAGGATATATAGCGCTAAAAATACCAGAAGGTGCTGCGAAAATTACTGGCAATTATAGCGCGAAAGACCAAATAGCATTTGAAGGAAAATTAAAAGTTGACAATTTACGCTTGGATAAACTCCTTAAAAACGAGCAATTGGGTGCAATTTCAATGACCATGAACCTTTCGGGCAACGGAAACAGCATCAATAGTTTGAATGCCAATTTAGAAACTGACTTTACGCAATTAGAATTAAAAGATTATGATTTCTCAAATCTTAAGCTCGATGGCAAAATTGTAAATGGGAATGGAGATATCAACCTAAATTTTAAGGATGATAATTTAAATCTTCAAGCAAATACCAAAGTAAACTTAGACACGCTAACATCTGCTGTAAAACTAAATTTAAATATTATCGGTGCAGATTTGTATGCATTAGGTATTACCAATGAAAACATTAAAATCGCGACTAAGATAAATTCAGAATTTGAAGGCACTATAGCTAATTTTAATCTAAACACCACCATCAATGAGACCATTGCTGTATTCAATGATGAACCTTATAGAATGGATGATTTATTGGTAAAGACTCAAATTGATTCCTTAAATACGAATGTAGTAGTTACTAGTAATTTTTTAAATGGAAGTTTAAAAGCAAACAGCTCAATAGATAAGGTGAATTCTGCTTTACAAGAACAGATTACCAGTTACTTTTCTGATAGTTTGGCTGTCAATGCAAAGCTAAATCCTATTGTTTTAAACATGGATCTTAAACTTAGCCCTACCCCTATTCTTACTGATGTTTTTTTTAAGGATATTGAAAAATTAGATACTATTTCAATGAAGGCTAATTTTAATGCTGCTACAAAAAAGTTGTATGCATCACTGTTGGTTCCTTCTGCCGTTTATAGCGGTAGTTCCATAGACAGCTTAAATATTTTGGTACAAGGCGATGAGAAAGATTTAAATTTTACAGCTGGCTTTAGCGAACTATCATCAGATCCTATATTTATAAAGAAAACCCTATTTGAAGGTGAATTAAAAAACAGTGCTATGCAATTGGATTTTACCTCTTATGATGAAAACCAAAAGCTCTTACATATTGGCTCAGAAGTTTCTCTTTCAAAGGATGTTACCACACTTAAAATTCTTCCTTCAGAATTAATTTTCAATAAAAAGCAATGGACAATTCCGGAAGATAACAGCATTAAATTTGGTGAAAATGTTTTAGAATTCAACAATGTAAAGCTAACAAAAGACGCACAAGAGCTAAGCATTACCAATACTAAAAAAGGCACTCAAAAAGAGCATATTGGTATTGCATTTAATGATTTTAAGCTTCAAACTTTTCTGAGCCTCTTAAACCCTGATGAAGCTTTGGCTTCTGGTCTTGTTAATGGTAGTCTAATTATTGAAGATCCGTTTGGAGCAACAGGTATTATTGCTGATTTTAAAATAAATCAACTAAAAGCACTTCAAAGCCCTTTAGGAAACCTAGTTTTAAAAGCTAACTCTACCGGAAATGCTCAGTATAATTTTGACATGGCCTTGAAAGATGGAGGAATAGATTTAGATTTAACAGGAGACTATACTGCCGCTAAAACGGGTGCTAAACTTAATTTAGATGTAGATTTAAACAAGTTGGAATTAAAAGTAATCGAAGATTTTTCAGACGGTGCTTTCACCAACACCTCTGGCACTATTTCAGGAAACGTAAAAGTTAATGGAACAACCACAAGTCCTATATACGCAGGAGAATTTTCATTTAACAAAACAGAATTTAAAGTAGCGCAATTAAATGCAATATTTAAAATAGACAACGAAAAGCTTAAAATAAACAACGCTGGCTTTTACTTAAACAATTTTGCAATCCAGGATAACAACGGCAATTCATTTGCTGTAAATGGCGCTATAAAAACTTCGGAACTTACAAACCCTACATTTGATTTACAGCTTAAAGCAGACGCTTTTCAAGTAATGAATTCCACAAAAGAAGATAATGAACTTTTTTACGGAAAGGCAACCATGAACGCTGATGTTACGGTAAAGGGAGACTTAAATCTACCTATAGTCTCTGGAGTATTTAAAGTAGATAAAGGCACAGCTATAACCTACATAGTTCCAGAATCACAATTGGATATTGAAGAAAGAGATGGTGTTGTCATTTTTGTAAACCAAGAAAACCCTAATGCTATACTAACCCGAAAAGATGAAGAAGAACCATCATCTATATTAAGAGGGTATAAAGTAAATACCATAATTGAAATTGATAAAGATGCCGTTTTCAATGTTATCATTGATGAAAAAACAGGTGATAATCTTCAAATTTCCGGAGAAGCTAATTTAAATTTTGGTATGAACGCTACGGGTGCGATGAGTTTATCTGGTAGGTATGAATTAAAGGACGGACATTATGAAACAATTTTGTACAATGTCGTAAAACGAAAATTCACGATTAAACCGGGAAGCACGATTACTTGGACGGGCAGTCCAACGGATGCTAATCTCGATATTACAGCAATATACACTGTTGATGCCTCTGCGAGTCCTTTAATGGCAAGCCTCACCTCTAGTGAAGATTCTAGCGTTTCTAGTAAATACCAACAGGTACTTTCGTTTCTGGTATACTTGAATGTAGATGGAGAAATTTTAGCCCCAGAGATTTCTTTTGAATTAGACATGCCTGAAGAAGACCAAAGTTCACTCAGTGGTGCTGTTTATGAACAAGTGCAACAATTAAATGAACAAGAGTCCGAATTGAATAAACAAGTATTCTCATTACTTACTTTAAATCGTTTTTTCCCTAGTTCAGGTAGTGATGGTAGTAGTGGTGGTACCGCAACAATAGCTAGAAATAACGTTAGCAAAGTACTTTCTGATCAGTTAAATACATTTTCAGATAAGCTGCTGGGTAAGTCAGGTTTTGAATTGGGTTTTGACTTTGATAGTTATACAGATTACCAAGGTGATAGTCCTGAAGATAGGACCCAATTAAACATCAATGCTCAGAAAAAACTATTCAATGATCGGCTAATTGTTAGTGCGGGTAGTACCGTAGATGTAGAAGGTAGTGCGCAAACAGATGAAGAAGAAACTCCTATAATTGGCAATGTAAGTCTAGAATATTTATTATCAGAAGATGGTAGATATCGTTTAAAAGGCTTCCGTAAAAATGAATATGAAAACGTCATTGATGGACAGCTAATTATCACGGGCGTAGCATTAATTTTCAATAGAGAATTTAATAGTTTTAGCGAATTATTCAATCCTATTAAAAAGGAGGATAAAGACAAGAAGGACCGTAAAGAAAAAGCCAAAATAGAAAACTAG
- a CDS encoding cytochrome c3 family protein, whose product MKNRTLIYYVVLLLGVSLFSCKEKDGYHSISDKIEGESKPYHGPLTSEELLADTELIQITEGEFTFLIPERKGQIKSFACIECHSKPVSQMKGIDIQKAHWNIKLNHASGDAMNCATCHNGADMNNLNTLTGKNIDFNLSYKLCAQCHSSQFEDWKGGAHGKKVAGWAPPRASNTCVNCHNPHSPSFEKRWPVQFNTQTAIERKEGLEDLDH is encoded by the coding sequence ATGAAAAATAGAACGCTAATATATTACGTAGTATTACTTCTAGGAGTATCCCTATTTTCTTGTAAAGAAAAAGATGGATATCATTCAATATCTGATAAAATAGAAGGAGAAAGCAAACCTTATCACGGTCCCCTCACTTCTGAGGAGTTACTAGCGGATACGGAATTAATTCAAATTACTGAAGGGGAGTTTACATTCCTAATCCCAGAACGAAAAGGACAGATAAAATCTTTTGCGTGCATAGAATGTCATAGCAAACCTGTTTCACAAATGAAAGGAATTGATATTCAAAAAGCACATTGGAATATTAAGTTAAATCACGCCAGTGGTGATGCCATGAATTGCGCTACATGCCATAATGGAGCCGATATGAATAACTTAAATACCCTTACAGGCAAAAATATAGATTTCAATCTAAGTTACAAACTCTGTGCACAATGTCACTCAAGCCAATTTGAGGATTGGAAAGGTGGCGCGCATGGTAAAAAAGTAGCAGGATGGGCTCCTCCAAGAGCATCAAATACATGTGTTAATTGTCACAATCCACACAGTCCTAGTTTTGAAAAAAGATGGCCCGTACAATTTAATACACAAACGGCTATAGAACGTAAAGAAGGTTTAGAAGATTTAGATCACTAA